One Littorina saxatilis isolate snail1 linkage group LG10, US_GU_Lsax_2.0, whole genome shotgun sequence DNA window includes the following coding sequences:
- the LOC138977891 gene encoding uncharacterized protein translates to MGDKTPVWSSDKTPVWNSDKTPVWNSDKTPVWSSDKTPVWSSDKTPVWNSDKTPVWNSDKTPVWSSDKTPVWSSDKTPVWNSDKTPVWCSDKTPVWNSDKTPVWSSDKTPVWCSDKTPVWNSDKTPVWNSDKTPVWNSDKTPVWNSDKTPVWSSDKTPVWNSDKTPVWNSDKTPVWNSDKTPVWNSDKTPVWNSDKTPVWSSDKTPVWSSDKTPGWNSDKTPVWNSDKTPVWSSDKTPVWNSDKTPVWNSDKTPVWNSDKTPVWSSDKTPVWNSDKTPVWNSDKTPVWNSDKTPVWSSDKTPVWNMSDKTPVWSSDKTPVWSSDKTPVWSSDKTPVWNSDKTPVWNSDKTPVWCSDKTSVWSSDKTPVWNSDKIPVWSSDKTPVWNSDKTPVWNSDKTPVWNSDKTPVWSSDKTPVWNSDKTPVWNSDKTPVWNSDKTPVWSSDKTPVWNSDKTAVWNSDKTPVWSSDKTPVWNSDKTSVWSSDKIPVWCSDKTSVWSSDKTPVWCSDKTPVWNSDKTPVWNSDKTPVWNSDKTPVWNSDKTSVWSSDKTPVWNSDKIPVWSSDKTPVWCSDKTPVWNSDKTPVWNSDKTPVWSSDKTPVWNSDKTPVWSSDKTPVWNSDKTPVWSSDKTPVWNSDKTPVWCSDKTSVWSSDKTPGLGRSTAHSLQSTVYSLQSTAHSLQSTAYSLQSTVYSLQPTAYSLQSTAHSLQSTVYSLQSSVYSLQSSLQPTVYSLQPTVYSLQPTVYSPQSTLYSLQSTVYTLQPTVYSLQSTVYSPQSTVYSLHSIAHSLQSTVYSPQSTVYSLQSTVYSPQSTVYSLQPTVYSLQSTAYSLQSTVYSPQSTVYSLQSTVYSLQPTVYSLQSTVYSLQSTVYSLQSTAHSQQSTAYSLQPTVYSLQSTAHSLQSTVYSPDCVCDMVSAESTYTVPLMGAESTYH, encoded by the exons ATGGG TGACAAGACTCCCGTGTGGAGCAGTGACAAGACTCCCGTGTGGAACAGTGACAAGACTCCCGTGTGGAACAGTGACAAGACTCCCGTGTGGAGCAGTGACAAGACTCCCGTGTGGAGCAGTGACAAGACTCCCGTGTGGAACAGTGACAAGACTCCCGTGTGGAACAGTGACAAGACTCCCGTGTGGAGCAGTGACAAGACTCCCGTGTGGAGCAGTGACAAGACTCCCGTGTGGAACAGTGACAAGACTCCCGTGTGGTGCAGTGACAAGACTCCCGTGTGGAACAGTGACAAGACTCCCGTGTGGAGCAGTGACAAGACTCCCGTGTGGTGCAGTGACAAGACTCCCGTGTGGAACAGTGACAAGACTCCCGTGTGGAACAGTGACAAGACTCCCGTGTGGAACAGTGACAAGACTCCCGTGTGGAACAGTGACAAGACTCCCGTGTGGAGCAGTGACAAGACTCCCGTGTGGAACAGTGACAAGACTCCCGTGTGGAACAGTGACAAGACTCCCGTGTGGAACAGTGACAAGACTCCCGTGTGGAACAGTGACAAGACTCCCGTGTGGAACAGTGACAAGACTCCCGTGTGGAGCAGTGACAAGACTCCCGTGTGGAGCAGTGACAAGACTCCCGGGTGGAACAGTGACAAGACTCCCGTGTGGAACAGTGACAAGACTCCCGTGTGGAGCAGTGACAAGACTCCCGTGTGGAACAGTGACAAGACTCCCGTGTGGAACAGTGACAAGACTCCCGTGTGGAACAGTGACAAGACTCCCGTGTGGAGCAGTGACAAGACTCCCGTGTGGAACAGTGACAAGACTCCCGTGTGGAACAGTGACAAGACTCCCGTGTGGAACAGTGACAAGACTCCCGTGTGGAGCAGTGACAAGACTCCCGTGTGGAACA TGTCGGACAAGACTCCCGTGTGGAGCAGTGACAAGACTCCCGTGTGGAGCAGTGACAAGACTCCCGTGTGGAGCAGTGACAAGACTCCCGTGTGGAACAGTGACAAGACTCCCGTGTGGAACAGTGACAAGACTCCCGTGTGGTGCAGTGACAAGACTTCCGTGTGGAGCAGTGACAAGACTCCCGTGTGGAACAGTGACAAGATTCCCGTGTGGAGCAGTGACAAGACTCCCGTGTGGAACAGTGACAAGACTCCCGTGTGGAACAGTGACAAGACTCCCGTGTGGAACAGTGACAAGACTCCCGTGTGGAGCAGTGACAAGACTCCCGTGTGGAACAGTGACAAGACTCCCGTGTGGAACAGTGACAAGACTCCCGTGTGGAACAGTGACAAGACTCCCGTGTGGAGCAGTGACAAGACTCCCGTGTGGAACAGTGACAAGACTGCCGTGTGGAACAGTGACAAGACTCCCGTGTGGAGCAGTGACAAGACTCCCGTGTGGAACAGTGACAAGACTTCCGTGTGGAGCAGTGACAAGATTCCCGTGTGGTGCAGTGACAAGACTTCCGTGTGGAGCAGTGACAAGACTCCCGTGTGGTGCAGTGACAAGACTCCCGTGTGGAACAGTGACAAGACTCCCGTGTGGAACAGTGACAAGACTCCCGTGTGGAACAGTGACAAGACTCCCGTGTGGAACAGTGACAAGACTTCCGTGTGGAGCAGTGACAAGACTCCCGTGTGGAACAGTGACAAGATTCCCGTGTGGAGCAGTGACAAGACTCCCGTGTGGTGCAGTGACAAGACTCCCGTGTGGAACAGTGACAAGACTCCCGTGTGGAACAGTGACAAGACTCCCGTGTGGAGCAGTGACAAGACTCCCGTGTGGAACAGTGACAAGACTCCCGTGTGGAGCAGTGACAAGACTCCCGTGTGGAACAGTGACAAGACTCCCGTGTGGAGCAGTGACAAGACTCCCGTGTGGAACAGTGACAAGACTCCCGTGTGGTGCAGTGACAAGACTTCCGTGTGGAGCAGTGACAAGACTCCCGGGCTTGGCAGG tctacagcccacagtctacagtctacagtctacagtctacagtctacagcccacagtctacagtctacagccTACAGcctacagtctacagtctacagtctacagccTACAGcctacagtctacagtctacagcccacagtctacagtctacagtctacagccTACAGTCTtcagtctacagtctacagtctagtctacagcccacagtctacagtctacagcccacagtctacagCCTACAGCCTACAGtctacagcccacagtctacactctacagtctacagtctacagtctacactctacagcccacagtctacagtctacagtctacagtctacagcccacagtctacagtctacagtctacacTCTATAgcccacagtctacagtctacagtctacagcccacagtctacagtgtacagtctacagtctacagtctacagcccacagtctacagtctacagccTACAGcctacagtctacagtctacagtctacagccTACAGcctacagtctacagtctacagcccacagtctacagtctacagcctacagtctacagtctacagccTACAGcctacagtctacagtctacagtctacagtctacagcctacagtctacagtctacagtctacagtctacagcccACAGTCAACAGTCTACAGCCTACAGCctacagcccacagtctacagtctacagtctacagcccacagtctacagtctacagtctacagcccAGACTGTGTTTGTGACATGGTGAGTGCAGAAAGTACGTACACTGTACCACTGATGGGGGCAGAAAGTACGTACCACTGA